One genomic window of Candidatus Methylomirabilota bacterium includes the following:
- a CDS encoding glucose 1-dehydrogenase, whose product MRLQGKVALITGAASGMGKSEAEIFAGEGAKVVVADVLDAEGKAVADGIGANARYVHLDVTSEPAWEQVIATTVAQFGKLDILVNNAGISGTFDPDIMSTSAWDKLMDVNAKGVFLGMKSALPVMVKAGAGSIVNISSVSGFVAQLGLHMGYNASKGAVRLMTKSAAVQYARKGIRVNSVHPGVLPAMRTSKALADPNYREKMLAAVPMGRMGRVEEVAYAVLFLASDEASYITGTELVVDGGWLAM is encoded by the coding sequence ATGAGACTCCAAGGGAAGGTCGCGCTGATCACGGGCGCGGCGAGCGGCATGGGCAAGAGCGAGGCGGAGATCTTCGCCGGGGAAGGCGCCAAGGTCGTCGTCGCCGACGTGCTGGACGCGGAGGGCAAGGCGGTGGCCGACGGCATCGGCGCCAACGCGCGCTACGTGCATCTCGACGTGACGAGCGAGCCCGCGTGGGAGCAGGTCATCGCCACCACCGTCGCGCAATTCGGCAAGCTCGACATCCTCGTGAACAATGCCGGCATCAGCGGCACATTCGACCCCGACATCATGAGCACGTCCGCCTGGGACAAGCTGATGGATGTGAACGCCAAGGGCGTGTTCCTCGGCATGAAGTCGGCGCTGCCGGTGATGGTCAAGGCGGGCGCGGGGTCCATCGTGAACATCTCGTCGGTCTCAGGCTTCGTGGCCCAGCTCGGGCTTCACATGGGCTACAACGCCTCCAAGGGCGCAGTGCGGCTCATGACCAAGTCCGCAGCGGTGCAGTACGCGCGAAAGGGCATTCGCGTGAACTCCGTCCATCCGGGCGTGCTGCCGGCCATGCGCACCTCGAAGGCGCTCGCCGACCCCAACTACCGCGAGAAGATGCTCGCCGCCGTCCCCATGGGCCGCATGGGACGCGTCGAGGAGGTCGCCTACGCGGTGCTCTTCCTCGCCTCCGACGAGGCTTCGTACATCACCGGCACCGAGTTGGTCGTCGACGGCGGCTGGCTCGCGATGTAG